From Cercospora beticola chromosome 6, complete sequence, a single genomic window includes:
- a CDS encoding mitochondrial 54S ribosomal protein mL46 (BUSCO:EOG09263FAK), whose amino-acid sequence MNAGQKSARRLASGNALSRDTVCTSCLNRLAHPSSRRHASAAAAVAEKPAQPPRKAKVNPPVTRPEPRKAFRVLCSPVLSRPPQITRELTSFEKAFFLYQKRLNERLALPFTRYFYTKKGTPADLEWKRKAPARRGVAARDVGAYNAYADDGWNDEVPIGSKLGEPEDIYEKLIRDAEGKTISDDLVGDAETGGEEIAGDAKQGEGVRKPVGDVVIERPAPRRTEADEKNDQKSLSRAMDRTLYLLIRDKQGAWHFPQDRIYGRENLHQATERVLLQAAGINMNTWVVGNHPIGYHDQMFKSPQKATILANKLVTTSRQPFERKEYGLKAFFMKARIMAGQADLTNNAYGDQDFLWLTREEIEKVVDVAYWRSIRGMLPAR is encoded by the exons ATGAATGCTGGACAGAAGAGCGCGCGGCGATTGGCGTCAGGCAATG CACTTTCACGCGACACCGTATGCACCTCCTGCTTGAACCGACTCGCCCATCCTTCATCACGACGACATGCTTCCGCCGCGGCCGCAGTAGCTGAGAAGCCCGCACAACCTCCACGAAAAGCCAAAGTAAATCCTCCTGTCACACGACCCGAACCGCGAAAGGCCTTCCGAGTGCTATGCAGTCCTGTTCTGTCCAGGCCACCTCAAATCACCCGGGAATTGACATCATTTGAGAAAGCTTTCTTTCTCTATCAAAAGCGTCTCAACGAACGGCTAGCCCTGCCCTTCACGCGCTACTTCTACACCAAAAAGGGTACACCAGCAGATCTCGAATGGAAGCGAAAAGCGCCAGCACGAAGAGGCGTGGCCGCGCGAGATGTGGGAGCATACAACGCATATGCCGATGATGGATGGAATGACGAAGTGCCGATAGGGAGCAAACTTGGTGAACCCGAAGATATCTACGAAAAGCTCATTCGCGACGCCGAGGGAAAGACCATCTCAGATGACCTTGTTGGAGACGCGGAGACCGGCGGAGAGGAAATTGCCGGAGACGCAAAACAAGGCGAGGGAGTTCGCAAACCTGTGGGAGACGTCGTGATCGAGCGTCCCGCGCCGCGGAGGACGGAAGCAGATGAGAAGAATGATCAAAAGAGTCTGAGTCGAGCAATGGACCGGACATTATATCTCCTTATACGGGACAAGCAAGGCGCATGGCATTTCCCACAGGACCGCATTTACGGTCGGGAGAACCTGCATCAG GCCACCGAACGCGTCCTCCTCCAAGCCGCCGGCATAAACATGAACACCTGGGTCGTCGGCAACCACCCCATAGGCTACCACGACCAAATGTTCAAGTCACCTCAAAAAGCCACAATCCTCGCGAACAAGCTCGTGACGACTTCACGCCAGCCTTTCGAGCGCAAGGAGTACGGATTGAAGGCTTTCTTCATGAAAGCCCGGATCATGGCCGGCCAAGCCGATCTGACCAACAACGCATATGGCGATCAGGACTTTTTGTGGTTGACACGTgaagagatcgagaaggTGGTTGATGTGGCCTATTGGAGGAGTATTAGGGGCATGTTGCCGGCGAGGTAA
- a CDS encoding uncharacterized protein (antiSMASH:Cluster_4), translating into MFLRTLGSRRLGSSLCLPSLWRRQPRIANGQRSLLTIAHDRGPSEPPLLEQTVPEHFASIVSRYGDRPAVSTRHQRITLTYEELDQKSNALARGLQNIGVKKGDRVSVSLGNNIEFAIATYAIFKLGAILNPLNPSFNANQVVSALNHLETSHLIIGTETHLIRKDPRNNSDILKHIAPGIGGKKLESELCPSLEEIVLVDNSHGRVDPGALGATVPFQSIQEGQSAQSISYENLHKDDVVNIQFTSGTTSAPKAACLSHRSILNNGAQIGARMLLTPKDVIVCPPPLFHCFGCILGYMATATHGAQIVFPTEAFDPLASLQAVQDYKGTGLYGVATMFLAELELIANKTIPNEGFQHLRTGIAAGSSVPQELMKRLHKVLNLTELTICYGMTETSPVSCMTRTDDPLQKRIETVGKLQPHVEAKVVDPFDHSRTLKVGEKGELAVSGYLLMKEYYNDPKKTKEGMISLPSLSGKNETFMLTGDEAVMDEEGYVAITGRIKDLIIRGGENIHPLEIENCLLSHEGVREVSVVGLKDERYGEVVAAFVVRNRNPEGEKLSAKEVRDYVRERLSGHLVPKFVFWTEDYPKTASGKIQKFKLQEEGEVMVKEGKGLE; encoded by the exons ATGTTCCTCCGGACTTTGGGTAGCCGGAGGCTAGGGAGCTCTCTATGCTTACCATCGTTATGGCGACGACAACCGAGGATCGCCAATGGGCAGCGGAGCTTGCTCACTATTGCACACGATCGAGGGCCTTCTGAG CCTCCACTGCTCGAACAGACTGTGCCGGAGCACTTTGCTTCCATTGTCTCGCGTTATGGCGACCGACCCGC TGTATCAACGAGACATCAACGTATAACACTTACCTACGAGGAGCTGGATCAAAAGTCCAACGCGTTGGCCCGAGGCCTGCAAAACATAGGCGTGAAGAAAGGCGATCGTGTGTCTGTCTCATTGGGCAACAACATCGAGTTCGCGATTGCAACATATGCCATATTCAAGCTGGGTGCGATCTTGAATCCGCTCAATCCGAGCTTCAACGCCAACCAGGTCGTGAGCGCCTTGAACCACCTGGAAACTTCACATTTGATCATTGGGACCGAGACACATTTGATTCGAAAGGACCCACGAAACAATTCGGATATCTTGAAGCATATCGCCCCTGGCATCGGaggcaagaagctggaatCGGAGCTCTGTCCATCGCTCGAGGAGATTGTGTTGGTCGACAACTCCCATGGCCGAGTCGATCCCGGAGCATTGGGTGCAACAGTACCTTTCCAATCGATCCAAGAAGGACAGTCGGCCCAGTCGATTTCTTATGAAAACCTGCATAAGGACGATGTTGTCAACATTCAGTTCACGTCCGGTACTACTTCAGCTCCAAAGGCCGCCTGCCTCTCACATCGCTCAATTCTCAACAACGGCGCACAGATCGGAGCTCGCATGCTCCTCACTCCAAAGGATGTCATCGTCTGCCCTCCACCTCTCTTCCACTGCTTCGGATGCATTCTAGGCTATATGGCCACAGCAACACACGGCGCCCAGATCGTCTTCCCCACCGAAGCCTTCGACCCACTCGCCTCCCTCCAAGCCGTCCAAGACTACAAAGGCACAGGTCTCTACGGCGTAGCCACCATGTTCCTCGCCGAACTCGAACTAATCGCCAACAAAACAATCCCCAACGAAGGCTTCCAGCACCTCCGCACAGGGATCGCAGCAGGCTCGTCTGTCCCCCAAGAACTCATGAAACGCCTGCACAAAGTCCTGAACCTCACCGAACTCACCATCTGCTACGGCATGACCGAAACTTCCCCCGTAAGCTGCATGACCCGCACCGACGACCCTCTTCAAAAACGCATCGAAACCGTAGGAAAACTCCAACCCCACGTCGAAGCCAAAGTCGTCGACCCCTTCGACCACTCCCGAACCCTCAAAGTAGGCGAAAAAGGCGAGCTCGCCGTAAGCGGCTACCTCCTCATGAAAGAATACTACAACGACCCCAAAAAGACTAAAGAAGGGATGATTTCTCTTCCATCTTTGTCCGGCAAAAACGAAACTTTCATGCTCACGGGCGATGAAGCTGTCATGGATGAGGAAGGTTATGTTGCGATCACAGGACGAATCAAAGATCTGATTATTCGTGGAGGAGAAAATATTCATCCTTTGGAGATTGAGAATTGTTTGTTGTCGCATGAGGGCGTGAGAGAGGTTAGTGTGGTGGGGCTGAAGGATGAGAGGTATGGAGAGGTTGTGGCGGCTTTTGTGGTGAGGAATCGGAATCCTGAAGGGGAAAAGTTGAGTGCGAAGGAGGTGAGGGATTATGTTAGGGAGAGGCTGAGTGGGCATTTGG TGCCCAAGTTTGTTTTCTGGACAGAGGACTACCCCAAGACGGCGAGCGGGAAGATTCAGAAATTCAAGTTGCAAGAGGAGGGAGAAGTAATGGTTAAAGAAGGGAAGGGTCTTGAGTAA
- a CDS encoding uncharacterized protein (antiSMASH:Cluster_4~SMCOG1030:serine/threonine protein kinase), whose protein sequence is MAPGVVHNIASRFHRSSSHSANGSADAAEHENEKQRLSEWEADKRPLEPDEIVVDPQHKPVGHSSKHLRRDDFDLVKTLGTGTFARVWLVRLANRKEETKNKVFALKILRKADVIRLKQVEHVRNERNVLAAVAGHPFITTMVASFQDPESLYMVLDYCPGGEVFSYLRRARRFNEPTSQFYAAEIVLILEFLHEREGVAYRDLKPENILIDAEGHLKLVDFGFAKKIENRETYTLCGTPEYLAPEVIRNTGHGTAVDWWAFGILIYEFLVGQPPFWDQNPMKIYEQIVEGKVRYPSAMSKDARDIIGGLCTVDVTKRLGNMAGRATTVKQHPWFSSINWDDLYHRRMKGPIIPHLKSPDDTRNFDEYDPEPEKKEPYTKEMYEKYDKMFADF, encoded by the exons ATGGCGCCGGGCGTCGTCCACAACATCGCCTCGCGATTCCACCGAAGCAGTTCGCATAGCGCGAACGGAAGCGCAGATGCAGCCGAGCATGAGAACGAGAAGCAAAGACTGTCGGAGTGGGAGGCCGACAAGCGACCATTGGAGCCGGATGAGATTGTCGTAGATCCGCAGCACAAACCAGTGGGGCACTCGAGCAAGCACCTGCGCCGCGACGATTTTGATCTCGTCAAAACGCTGGGCACTGGCACATTCGCGCGCGTCTGGCTCGTGCGTCTGGCGAATCGAAAAGAGGAGACCAAGAACAAAGTGTTTGCGTTGAAGATTCTTCGAAAAGCAGATGTCATCCGGCTGAAGCAGGTTGAGCATGTTCGAAACGAACGAAATGTTCTGGCCGCCGTGGCTGGCCACCCTTTTATCACGACCATGGTCGCGAGTTTTCAAGACCCGGAGTCATTATACATGGTGTTAGACTACTGCCCAGGCGGAGAAGTATTTTCCTACCTACGACGAGCACGAAGATTCAACGAACCTACATCACAATTCTATGCCGCAGAAATTGTCCTGATACTGGAATTCCTGCACGAGCGCGAAGGCGTCGCGTATCGAGACCTTAAGCCGGAGAACATACTAATCGACGCTGAAGGACATCTAAAGCTCGTGGATTTTGGTTTCGCGAAAAAGATTGAGAATC GCGAGACTTATACGCTATGTGGCACGCCCGAGTACCTTGCCCCCGAGGTGATTCGAAACACGGGCCACGGCACAGCAGTGGACTGGTGGGCATTTGGAATTCTGATCTACGAGTTTCTAGTTGGACAACCTCCATTCTGGGACCAGAATCCTATGAAGATTTATGAACAGATTGTTGAAGGCAAAGTGCGATATCCGAGTGCCATGTCGAAAGACGCAAGAGATATTATTGGAGGACTGTGTACAGTGGATGTGACGAAACGATTGGGCAACATGGCAGGTCGAGCGACAACGGTAAAGCAACATCCGTGGTTTTCAAGCATCAACTGGGATGATTTGTACCACCGGCGGATGAAAGGCCCCATTATACCACATCTGAAAAGCCCAGATGACACGCGCAACTTTGACGAATATGATCCAGAGCCTGAAAAGAAGGAACCGTATACAAAG GAAATGTATGAAAAGTACGACAAGATGTTTGCAGATTTCTAG
- a CDS encoding uncharacterized protein (antiSMASH:Cluster_4): MSDATEQFLSHLGKWLCDLANNRPTESSRGWLRQLAEKHSYSALPWVRDGVEQIEREMLHLRKPVHQNGKATDTQTIVDLKIAIYDERQQHQAAIAKLEEALRKRQLVDDEATTGTTEELIDKSQAQSAECQNYEADIRLLLEELEAADSALKALQIEHDAVLEDLRDAKERRTAALHYTDQLQSILGVNLEAWHDSDSVAEDSVNGSNEDAAPADHRRSLSSTPSSPQVVAPSTHDSGTHNSSPSPEQPNRSQQEIHPLSREQQYLQRIRNLETENEKLREELQLSEQLHANTDAAKFDIPEEPFQGSEEVVKSPCQLDGHQRLQEGKFTAQGVIASDEGNDESCQGGDVGAGCRAWRAPRMTENCERALYWLNGWHRSHFHVMH, encoded by the coding sequence ATGAGCGACGCTACTGAACAGTTTCTATCTCATCTCGGGAAATGGCTTTGCGACTTGGCGAACAATCGTCCAACTGAGAGCAGTCGAGGATGGCTGCGCCAGCTCGCCGAAAAACATTCTTACAGCGCTCTTCCTTGGGTTCGAGATGGCGTCGAGCAAATCGAGCGGGAGATGCTTCACTTGAGAAAGCCAGTGCATCAGAATGGAAAGGCGACGGATACCCAGACAATTGTCGATCTCAAAATCGCCATATATGACGAGCGTCAACAACACCAGGCGGCCATAGCCAAGCTGGAAGAAGCCCTTCGGAAGCGACAATTGGTTGATGATGAAGCCACCACTGGAACCACGGAAGAACTCATCGACAAGTCCCAGGCGCAGTCGGCTGAATGTCAGAATTACGAAGCTGATATTCGCCTTCTGCTTGAGGAACTTGAAGCAGCGGACTCTGCCCTCAAAGCACTGCAAATCGAGCACGACGCTGTCCTCGAAGACCTACGCGACGCAAAAGAGCGCCGTACTGCTGCTCTTCATTACACCGACCAGTTGCAGTCAATACTGGGTGTCAATCTCGAAGCGTGGCACGATAGCGACTCTGTCGCTGAAGACTCTGTCAATGGAAGCAACGAAGACGCAGCGCCTGCAGACCATCGCCGCTCACTCAGCAGTACCCCAAGTTCGCCCCAAGTCGTCGCACCGTCAACGCATGACAGCGGCACACACAACTCGTCACCCTCACCAGAGCAGCCAAACCGTTCGCAGCAAGAAATCCATCCACTGAGTCGAGAACAACAATATCTGCAACGCATACGCAATCTAGAGACAGAAAACGAAAAGCTTCGTGAAGAACTGCAACTTTCTGAACAACTGCACGCTAACACAGACGCTGCAAAGTTTGATATTCCCGAAGAGCCCTTTCAGGGCAGCGAGGAGGTCGTCAAGTCTCCGTGTCAACTCGATGGGCACCAGCGGCTACAGGAAGGGAAATTTACTGCGCAGGGAGTCATCGCTTCTGACGAGGGTAACGACGAGTCTTGCCAGGGAGGAGACGTGGGAGCTGGATGTCGTGCTTGGAGAGCGCCACGGATGACGGAAAACTGCGAGAGAGCATTGTACTGGCTGAATGGATGGCATAGGAGTCACTTCCATGTGATGCATTGA
- a CDS encoding uncharacterized protein (antiSMASH:Cluster_4): MDRLRSLWQRQPQQSYAPVAESEDDNELVNSTSALQPKPHHEPPHSSNGFYIEYSIFLLLGVSMLWAWNMFLAAGPYFQSRFRSNQWIFDNFQAAEISVSTFTNLTTMLVLSRLQSGANYGKRIVLGLGINMIVFSLLALSTAIDTGAGVYFAFLMLMMFLTSFATGFCQNGVFAFVGGYGEPKFTQGIMTGQAVAGVLPCIAQIVSVMSVRLREGEGQQEPHGPPPVNWKAAMAYFITATAISVVTLLAFSVLVARDRRPAKIQLPDSGEVEEPVEKKSIPLLYLLKKLIWLAGGVFVTFAVTMVFPVFTQIIVSVRPPSEQPPILQPASFIPLALLFWNAGDLVGRLLTALPSISLTRWPRLVFLLALSRLIFVGLYHLCNIRDEGAIISSDFFYLVVVQLLFGLSNGYLGSTCMIGANEWVEEEEREAAGGFMGLCLVGGLTVGSLLSFFITGT, encoded by the coding sequence ATGGACCGCCTCCGGTCGCTCTGGCAGCGTCAGCCGCAGCAGTCCTACGCCCCCGTAGCGGAGTCCGAGGACGACAATGAGCTCGTCAACAGCACCTCCGCCCTCCAACCCAAACCCCACCACGAACCTCCACACAGCAGTAATGGCTTCTACATCGAGTACTCCATCTTCCTACTCCTGGGCGTGTCTATGCTCTGGGCTTGGAACATGTTCCTCGCAGCAGGTCCCTACTTCCAGTCACGGTTCCGCTCGAATCAGTGGATCTTCGACAACTTCCAAGCAGCGGAGATCTCAGTCTCGACATTCACAAACCTGACAACCATGCTGGTGCTGTCAAGGCTACAGAGCGGAGCGAACTACGGCAAGAGAATAGTCTTGGGTTTAGGGATCAACATGATTGTTTTCTCCTTGTTGGCTTTGAGCACAGCGATAGACACAGGAGCGGGCGTATATTTTGCATTtctgatgttgatgatgttTTTGACAAGTTTCGCAACCGGCTTTTGCCAGAACGGCGTTTTTGCATTCGTGGGCGGGTACGGAGAACCCAAGTTCACGCAGGGAATCATGACAGGACAGGCGGTAGCGGGCGTGCTACCTTGCATTGCACAGATTGTGTCAGTAATGAGCGTGAGGCTGCGAGAAGGGGAGGGCCAGCAAGAACCGCATGGACCACCGCCAGTGAACTGGAAAGCTGCCATGGCATACTTCATCACAGCAACTGCGATCAGCGTGGTCACCTTGCTGGCTTTCTCGGTACTGGTCGCAAGAGACAGAAGACCTGCGAAGATTCAGCTACCAGATTCTGGTGAAGTGGAGGAGCCTGTGGAGAAGAAATCGATACCGCTGCTCTatctgctgaagaagctcatATGGCTGGCCGGTGGTGTATTTGTGACATTCGCAGTCACAATGGTCTTTCCGGTCTTCACGCAAATCATCGTATCTGTTCGCCCGCCTTCAGAGCAGCCACCGATACTACAACCAGCTAGCTTCATTCCACTGGCCCTGCTTTTCTGGAACGCTGGCGACTTGGTCGGGCGCCTGCTCACTGCCCTGCCGTCAATATCATTGACCCGCTGGCCGAGACTCGTTTTCTTGTTGGCACTTTCACGATTGATATTTGTTGGCCTCTATCATCTCTGCAACATCCGCGACGAAGGAGCTATCATCTCAAGCGACTTCTTCTATCTGGTAGTTGTACAGCTACTCTTTGGTCTTTCGAATGGCTATCTGGGAAGTACTTGCATGATTGGTGCCAATGAgtgggtggaggaggaagaacgTGAAGCTGCCGGCGGCTTCATGGGACTATGCTTGGTAGGAGGACTGACTGTCGGCAGCCTCCTGAGTTTCTTCATCACGGGCACCTGA
- a CDS encoding uncharacterized protein (antiSMASH:Cluster_4~SMCOG1028:crotonyl-CoA reductase / alcohol dehydrogenase) translates to MKAIAVSEYGSIDNLISIESDNPKDPKGYDVLVQVQACSVNPVDTKVRAGTYDDYPDYYDRTPALPQIIGFDGSGTILQTGPDVKGFSPGDQIFFSGSPIRPGSNASYQLVDSRSIAHKPKSLDFVQAACMPLTWITAWEALVERLEIRKGEKAGILIVNGSGGVGSVASQIAREILGLPVVITTSSRPETTEWTKSLGATHTVNHREDVVTQVKALKLDVPIKYVFITHTPASKYILDSARICAPFGKVCSIVQDKEIPMYGTEWMAKSLTFTWCLLGTKPYYGVDVESHGRILKQLAEWVDEGRIKCHHTQTLPLTVEGVRDAHRKIEESGVKGKIGLSVDGLKTGEAST, encoded by the exons ATGAAAGCCATCGCAGTATCAGAATATGGCTCAATCGACAACCTCATTAGCATAGAGTCAGATAACCCCAAAGATCCCAAAGGCTACGATGTGCTTGTCCA AGTACAAGCCTGCTCAGTCAACCCTGTGGATACGAAGGTCCGCGCGGGAACCTACGACGACTATCCTGACTACTACGACCGCACACCAGCTCTCCCTCAAATCATCGGCTTCGACGGCAGCGGCACAATCCTCCAGACCGGGCCCGATGTCAAAGGCTTCTCTCCGGGAGATCAAATCTTCTTTTCCGGTTCCCCGATTCGTCCTGGCTCTAATGCCTCTTACCAGCTCGTCGATTCTCGCAGCATAGCGCACAAACCGAAATCTTTAGATTTCGTCCAAGCGGCTTGTATGCCATTGACCTGGATTACGGCTTGGGAAGCGCTAGTTGAGAGATTAGAGATTCGGAAAGGAGAGAAAGCTGGAATACTGATCGTGAATGGTTCAGGAGGCGTAGGAAGTGTTGCATCTCAGATCGCGAGAGAAATACTCGGCCTTCCTGTCGTGATTACCACGTCTTCGAGACCGGAAACGACAGAATGGACGAAGAGTCTTGGTGCAACGCATACGGTTAACCATCGCGAAGATGTCGTGACACAAGTCAAAGCATTGAAACTTGATGTTCCGATCAAGTATGTGTTCATCACGCACACGCCCGCATCGAAGTATATCCTCGACTCGGCGAGAATTTGTGCACCGTTTGGGAAAGTGTGCTCGATCGTGCAGGACAAGGAGATCCCGATGTATGGGACAGAGTGGATGGCGAAGAGTTTGACGTTTACATGGTGTTTGTTGGGAACGAAGCCGTACTATGGTGTTGATGTGGAGTCACATGGGAGGATTCTGAAGCAGTTAGCTGAGTGGGTTGATGAGGGGAGGATTAAGTGTCATCATACTCAGACTTTACCATTGACGGTTGAAGGGGTAAGAGATGCGCATAGGAAAATTGAGGAGAGTGGGGTGAAGGGAAAGATTGGGCTTAGTGTTGATGGATTGAAGACTGGAGAGGCGTCCACTTGA
- a CDS encoding uncharacterized protein (antiSMASH:Cluster_4~MEROPS:MER0044357): protein MSAPRALRYFARVKQSRILPETPRNTPIRYFHSNTSKQAQAFAQQPIQEDKPAGSSISNPQLSFPCLDNAEDRTRQLSKKRSLSGPEPSYTSGKHETFHSAEPFLLDWGGVLPSYDIAWEAWGTLNADKSNAILLHTGLSASSHAHSTEANSKPGWWEKFIGPGAPLDTDKYFVICTNVIGGCYGSTGPSSIDPLTGKHYGTSFPILTMQDMVRAQFRLLDAMGIKKLYASVGNSMGGMQSLALGVLDNERVGRIVSVSGCAQSTPSSIAMRHCQRQVLMNDPAWAKTRGNYYDSIPPHTGMKLAREIATITYRSGPEWEKRFGRQRADSAKPPALCPDFLIETYLDHAGEKWCLEYDANSLLYVSKAMDLFDLGKELQDATAERRIANADKLKHAVSKEQAELDRCVLSIPDEPYEEQESSADIMAASLSDSAKPRHPCSGPPEDLVRGLAPLRDIPTLVVGVASDILFPAWQQREIAETLRRVGNRSVSHAELGEDRSLFGHDTFLLDLEGVGGEIKRFLG, encoded by the coding sequence ATGAGCGCGCCTCGAGCTCTGCGATACTTCGCCAGAGTGAAGCAGTCGCGGATATTGCCGGAAACGCCCCGAAATACGCCGATACGATACTTTCACAGCAACACCTCAAAGCAGGCCCAAGCATTCGCGCAGCAGCCTATACAGGAAGACAAGCCTGCTGGCTCGTCCATCTCCAATCCCCAACTCTCCTTCCCATGCCTGGATAACGCCGAAGATCGCACGCGCCAGCTCTCCAAGAAGCGCTCATTGTCGGGACCAGAACCATCGTACACCTCCGGCAAACACGAGACCTTCCACTCGGCCGAACCCTTTCTACTCGACTGGGGTGGAGTCCTGCCTTCGTATGACATTGCATGGGAAGCATGGGGGACTTTGAATGCAGATAAAAGCAATGCAATCCTGCTGCACACCGGGCTGTCGGCCAGCAGTCATGCACATAGCACAGAGGCCAACTCGAAACCAGGTTGGTGGGAGAAGTTCATTGGGCCTGGCGCGCCATTGGACACGGACAAATACTTCGTTATATGCACAAACGTGATTGGAGGCTGCTATGGGAGCACTGGACCGAGTAGCATTGATCCATTGACTGGCAAGCACTACGGCACCAGCTTTCCGATCTTGACGATGCAGGATATGGTGCGAGCACAATTCCGATTGCTCGATGCAATGGGTATCAAGAAGTTATATGCGAGTGTTGGCAATAGTATGGGAGGCATGCAGTCGCTCGCACTTGGAGTCTTGGACAACGAACGCGTGGGCAGAATTGTGTCGGTATCGGGCTGCGCGCAAAGTACACCTTCAAGTATCGCAATGCGACATTGTCAAAGGCAGGTCTTGATGAATGACCCAGCCTGGGCCAAGACAAGGGGCAACTATTACGACAGCATCCCACCACATACGGGGATGAAGTTGGCGCGAGAAATTGCGACAATCACGTACCGCTCTGGTCCAGAATGGGAAAAGCGATTTGGGAGGCAAAGAGCAGACTCCGCTAAACCCCCTGCGCTTTGTCCCGACTTCCTCATTGAAACATATCTCGATCATGCAGGTGAGAAATGGTGTCTGGAATACGATGCCAACAGCCTCCTCTATGTCAGCAAAGCCATGGACCTCTTCGACCTGGGCAAGGAGCTTCAAGATGCGACTGCGGAACGCAGAATAGCGAATGCGGACAAGCTAAAGCATGCAGTCAGCAAAGAGCAAGCAGAGCTCGATCGGTGTGTCCTGAGTATTCCAGATGAACCATACGAAGAACAAGAGTCATCTGCCGATATCATGGCCGCTTCCTTGTCTGACTCTGCCAAGCCAAGACACCCTTGTTCTGGTCCGCCTGAAGATTTGGTCAGAGGTCTGGCACCATTACGAGACATTCCCACGCTTGTTGTAGGCGTCGCATCCGATATCTTGTTTCCAGCGTGGCAACAGCGTGAGATTGCGGAGACTCTGAGACGTGTTGGCAATCGCAGCGTATCGCACGCTGAGCTGGGAGAAGATCGCAGTCTGTTTGGCCATGACACTTTCTTGCTGGATCTTGAAGGTGTCGGCGGGGAAATAAAAAGGTTTCTGGGCTGA
- a CDS encoding uncharacterized protein (antiSMASH:Cluster_4), with translation MPWSQHANPAALITNDSTDHQAAGRNCPYIGVSTHPLNSVSTSPATTDDEDEEVECDDHDRELEYDEDYADGLPLDSHELSEYLTTCGDNVGARLEFLEQDPVGNAMATKEQLEVQDLIEYYHEDRVNAFNRDSSPLQDTPNASLTEVGMDRERSPSSRSPELLESDIRAKSCGVEYPVFYQGVAPEAVRNSYTVESFEGKIPNLDLFLRDNIQNWLSDIDFLDAALPNGGWSDGVLQRKGAEKRRLHQELFDMIETGRAYIEDAPRPEIASTEELVRQVEAWGPEAFVDIFADVFDSDPEEGANELDRHEVFWQKGAKTSGLLPARKFCASARKHHPIRCAEDAKIHSVLFDVSKFQVARLHGIEALLGRVDEALYFGARAVPPSEAEELLRLQKGSLML, from the exons ATGCCGTGGTCGCAGCACGCAAACCCAGCAGCTTTGATCACCAATGACAGCACAGATCATCAGGCCGCCGGTCGAAACTGCCCATATATTGGAGTTTCGACGCATCCATTGAATT CAGTCTCTACCTCGCCAGCTACCaccgatgacgaagatgaagaagtggagtgcgacgaccacgaccgcgaactcgagtacgacgaggATTACGCCGATGGCCTTCCGCTTGACAGTCACGAGCTCAGCGAGTATCTCACGACCTGCGGAGACAATGTCGGCGCGCGGTTGGAATTTCTGGAGCAAGATCCTGTGGGGAATGCCATGGCGACAAAAGAGCAGCTAGAAGTCCAGGATCTAATCGAATACTACCACGAGGACCGCGTCAATGCATTCAACCGGGATTCCAGCCCATTACAAGATACCCCCAACGCCTCCCTGACGGAAGTCGGCATGGACCGAGAGCGCAGCCCATCATCGAGAAGCCCCGAGCTGCTCGAGAGTGACATTCGCGCTAAGTCCTGTGGAGTCGAATATCCCGTGTTCTATCAAGGTGTGGCTCCTGAGGCTGTACGAAACTCATACACAGTCGAATCATTTGAGGGCAAGATACCCAACCTTGATCTCTTCCTCCGCGACAACATACAAAATTGGTTGAGCGACATTGATTTCCTGGACGCTGCGCTTCCGAATGGGGGTTGGAGTGATGGTGTACTGCAAAGGAAGGGGGCCGAGAAGAGACGTTTGCACCAAGAGCTCTTCGACATGATTGAGACCGGTCGAGCGTACATCGAAGATGCCCCTAGACCAGAGATAGCCTCGACAGAAGAACTAGTCCGTCAAGTAGAGGCTTGGGGACCAGAGGCGTTCGTCGACATTTTTGCCGACGTTTTCGATTCTGATCCCGAGGAAGGTGCCAACGAATTGGACCGGCATGAGGTCTTCTGGCAGAAGGGCGCGAAGACATCCGGACTTCTCCCAGCCAGGAAGTTCTGCGCTTCAGCCCGTAAACATCATCCCATCCGTTGCGCTGAGGATGCCAAGATTCACAGCGTCTTATTCGATGTCTCCAAGTTCCAGGTCGCCAGGCTACACGGTATAGAAGCCTTACTTGGACGCGTGGACGAAGCACTGTATTTCGGAGCAAGGGCTGTCCCTCCTAGTGAGGCAGAGGAACTTTTGCGGCTGCAAAAAGGATCACTGATGCTCTGA